A stretch of the Streptomyces sp. NBC_01428 genome encodes the following:
- a CDS encoding DNA cytosine methyltransferase, producing MHTSRPLDPRPITVLDLFSGCGGFTQGFHEYRPEGAHDGRPVFHSVAAVEHDLAAAATYAVNFGTQRLDTSLPAARVHLEDIEDWKPSEEALHADVVVGGPPCQGFSALNRNKRGTERNRLWEEYVRIVAKIRPKVFVIENVDRFLKSDEFRNLLSEVEQGGLLGEYRLIDPPGHQPSDSEEAKHKRYLLNAADYGAPQARRRAIVIGVRRDIDDQRRMAYPAKTHSRRPKGAPTIPAPALDGVDAGLPYWEAVDDVFKESEQLPLRGTELPDGKDYVSEVGVIVPGIFTTRDLHFKRNPEALSRARYEAIPAGGNRKDLRNKWYTVHGDGRIETFLTDKPSGVKTPVLYLSTASWDNHNTGTGDVMGRLRMGEPSVTIRTEFFKPEKGRYLHPSKNRPITHYEAARIQGFPLTFRWCGSKTDIARQIGNAVPIPLGTAIASAIHTYLRG from the coding sequence ATGCACACGTCCCGCCCCCTCGACCCCCGGCCCATCACCGTCCTCGACCTGTTCAGTGGGTGCGGCGGCTTCACCCAGGGGTTCCACGAGTACCGCCCGGAGGGGGCGCACGACGGGCGGCCCGTCTTCCACAGCGTGGCCGCCGTGGAGCATGACCTCGCCGCAGCCGCCACCTACGCCGTGAACTTCGGGACTCAGCGCCTCGACACGAGCCTTCCAGCAGCACGTGTTCATCTCGAGGACATCGAGGACTGGAAGCCGTCGGAGGAGGCGCTGCACGCTGACGTGGTGGTCGGTGGACCTCCTTGCCAGGGGTTCTCCGCCCTGAACCGCAACAAGAGGGGCACTGAGCGGAATCGTCTGTGGGAGGAATACGTTCGCATCGTTGCGAAGATCCGCCCAAAGGTCTTCGTCATCGAGAATGTCGACCGGTTTCTCAAGTCCGACGAATTCCGCAACCTTCTCAGCGAGGTGGAACAGGGCGGCCTACTCGGCGAGTATCGCTTGATCGACCCTCCGGGACACCAGCCCTCCGACTCTGAGGAAGCAAAGCACAAGCGGTATCTGCTGAACGCCGCCGACTACGGCGCGCCTCAGGCCCGCAGGCGGGCCATCGTCATCGGCGTTCGTCGCGACATCGACGATCAGCGCAGGATGGCGTACCCGGCAAAGACACACAGTCGCCGCCCGAAGGGCGCACCGACCATCCCAGCTCCCGCACTCGACGGTGTCGATGCGGGCTTGCCGTACTGGGAAGCAGTCGATGATGTCTTCAAGGAATCCGAGCAACTGCCACTGCGAGGAACAGAACTACCGGACGGCAAGGACTATGTCTCCGAAGTAGGCGTGATCGTCCCCGGCATTTTCACCACTCGTGACCTGCATTTCAAGCGGAACCCCGAAGCGCTTTCGCGCGCCCGCTATGAGGCGATTCCTGCAGGCGGCAACCGCAAGGATCTGCGAAATAAGTGGTACACGGTGCACGGGGACGGAAGAATCGAAACCTTCCTCACCGACAAACCCTCCGGCGTGAAAACACCAGTCCTGTACCTCTCCACGGCCAGCTGGGACAACCACAACACCGGAACCGGCGATGTGATGGGTCGCCTGCGTATGGGCGAACCGTCGGTCACGATCCGCACGGAGTTCTTCAAGCCCGAGAAGGGCAGATATTTGCATCCGAGCAAGAATCGTCCGATCACGCACTACGAGGCCGCCCGCATACAGGGTTTCCCCCTCACCTTCCGTTGGTGCGGATCGAAGACCGACATCGCGCGGCAGATCGGAAACGCCGTCCCCATCCCTCTTGGCACCGCCATCGCGTCAGCGATCCATACCTACCTGCGTGGGTGA